One genomic segment of Ipomoea triloba cultivar NCNSP0323 chromosome 9, ASM357664v1 includes these proteins:
- the LOC116029199 gene encoding putative receptor protein kinase ZmPK1 — translation MIKHQCTIMSSFVLAFLVFSSHQYSEAKSELERGDSLSVEGGESDFLTSPHKTFTCGFYGLGNNNNAYWFAIWYTNSRDKTVTWVANRDKPVNSQGSRLSLRKDGTMTVSDVDGTVVWVTDTISDDVDRAELLDTGNLVLRDPNGEILWESFSFPTDTLLPHQEIRKSYRFTSHLRNGSFEPGYYSFYFDSDNVLKLIYDGPQVSSIYWPNPRIDIYANGRTSQNSSRIASFDDMGMFSSTDFLRFYSTDMGAGIKRRMTMDIDGNLRMYSLNDSAGTWEITWQAFQQTCDIHGKCGRFGICDYSPDSQPRCSCPPGYVVANSSDWRGGCRAVFNETALMAEPIKYLEISQTDYYGFDLNNSQMSLEDCKALCREDDRCRAFTYRKIGEAKCYTKSVLYNGYRSPEFQGSTYLKLPRNLALPESNSAILNHSDVVCPVIVEQVLARSHYERKTRKVRWVYLYSFCSALGGIEALVVVLGWWALFSKHGIPASLENGYRMLSSQFRRFTYAELKKATKNFKVELGRGGSGAVYKGGLEDGRAVAVKRLGDEFQGEEQFWAEMTTIGKINHRNLVRMWGFCAERKHRLLVYEYVENSSLDKHIYTSNILGWNERFEVALGTAKGLAYLHHECLEWVIHCDVKPENILLTSDLEPKIADFGLAKLAQRGDPGSYFTRIRGTKGYMAPEWALNQPITAKVDVYGYGVVILEMVNGNRISRWVEEEGDDPQETNMKKFVVAVKGKIESGEEETWMDDIVDKRLEGKFNRSQAKTLIQVGLSCVEENKNLRPTMASVVQTLMECVNETAALQISDVSHVVNM, via the coding sequence ATGATCAAGCACCAATGCACCATAATGAGCTCTTTTGTTTTAGCCTTTCTAGTTTTCTCTTCCCATCAATATTCAGAAGCAAAGTCTGAGTTGGAAAGGGGCGATTCTTTATCCGTTGAGGGTGGCGAATCAGATTTCCTAACCTCCCCACACAAAACATTCACCTGCGGTTTCTACGGATTGGGCAACAATAATAATGCCTACTGGTTCGCAATTTGGTACACCAATTCCAGGGACAAAACCGTCACCTGGGTGGCCAACAGAGACAAGCCTGTCAACAGCCAAGGTTCAAGGTTGTCGCTCAGAAAAGATGGAACCATGACAGTTTCTGACGTGGACGGCACCGTGGTGTGGGTGACAGACACCATATCCGATGATGTCGATAGAGCTGAGCTTCTTGACACTGGAAACCTTGTCCTCCGGGATCCGAACGGCGAAATTCTCTGGGAAAGTTTCAGTTTTCCCACTGATACTTTACTCCCTCATCAAGAGATCAGAAAGAGCTATagattcacctctcatttaagaAATGGGAGCTTTGAACCAGGGTACTATAGTTTCTATTTTGACAGTGACAATGTTCTGAAATTGATCTATGATGGGCCTCAGGTTTCAAGCATTTACTGGCCTAATCCAAGAATTGACATATACGCAAATGGAAGAACTAGCCAAAACAGTTCAAGAATTGCTTCCTTTGATGACATGGGAATGTTTTCATCAACCGATTTTCTGCGCTTTTATAGTACCGACATGGGAGCTGGGATCAAGAGAAGGATGACAATGGACATTGATGGGAACCTCAGGATGTACAGCTTGAACGATTCGGCGGGGACATGGGAGATAACATGGCAGGCATTTCAACAAACATGTGATATACATGGGAAATGTGGGAGGTTTGGGATTTGTGATTATTCACCGGATTCACAACCCAGATGTTCATGTCCCCCGGGGTATGTGGTAGCTAATTCAAGTGACTGGAGGGGAGGCTGTAGGGCTGTGTTCAATGAAACAGCTTTAATGGCTGAGCCAATCAAGTATTTGGAGATTTCTCAGACGGATTACTACGGGTTTGATCTTAACAACAGCCAAATGTCTCTGGAAGACTGCAAGGCTTTGTGTAGAGAAGATGATCGTTGCCGAGCATTTACCTATAGGAAAATTGGGGAAGCGAAATGTTACACCAAAAGTGTGCTTTACAATGGGTACAGATCCCCGGAGTTTCAAGGGAGTACATATCTAAAACTCCCCAGGAATTTGGCACTACCCGAATCAAATTCTGCAATTCTCAATCATTCTGATGTAGTATGTCCCGTGATTGTAGAACAAGTTCTTGCTCGTTCTCATTATGAAAGGAAAACAAGAAAGGTGAGATGGGTTTATCTCTACTCGTTTTGTTCGGCCCTGGGTGGGATTGAAGCTCTTGTGGTTGTGTTGGGTTGGTGGGCTTTATTCAGCAAACATGGGATCCCAGCTTCACTGGAGAATGGATATCGCATGTTATCCAGTCAGTTCAGGAGGTTCACTTATGCAGAACTCAAAAAGGCCACCAAGAATTTCAAGGTGGAGCTAGGGAGAGGAGGCTCGGGTGCAGTTTACAAAGGCGGTTTGGAAGATGGAAGGGCGGTAGCTGTGAAGAGACTTGGAGATGAGTTTCAAGGAGAAGAACAATTCTGGGCAGAGATGACCACAATCGGAAAAATCAACCACAGGAATTTAGTGAGAATGTGGGGTTTTTGTGCAGAAAGGAAACACCGCCTTTTGGTCTATGAATATGTAGAAAATTCTTCTTTAGACAAGCATATTTACACCTCAAATATTCTCGGGTGGAATGAAAGGTTTGAGGTCGCATTAGGCACGGCCAAAGGGCTGGCCTACCTTCACCATGAATGCCTGGAATGGGTAATCCATTGTGACGTGAAACCAGAAAATATACTTCTAACCAGTGACCTCGAACCCAAGATTGCAGATTTCGGGCTAGCCAAGCTCGCTCAAAGAGGCGACCCGGGTTCATATTTCACCAGAATCCGGGGAACAAAAGGGTACATGGCTCCCGAGTGGGCTCTAAACCAGCCCATCACTGCAAAAGTAGATGTGTACGGTTATGGCGTGGTGATCCTGGAAATGGTGAACGGAAACAGGATCTCCAGATGGGTTGAGGAAGAGGGTGATGATCCCCAGGAAACAAACATGAAAAAGTTTGTCGTGGCAGTGAAAGGAAAAATAGAATCTGGAGAAGAAGAGACATGGATGGATGATATAGTGGATAAAAGACTGGAAGGGAAGTTCAACAGGTCGCAAGCTAAGACACTGATCCAGGTGGGTCTCTCATGCGTGGAGGAAAACAAGAACTTGAGGCCTACAATGGCTTCTGTGGTACAAACTCTGATGGAATGCGTAAACGAAACGGCGGCATTACAAATTTCAGACGTCAGCCATGTAGTCAACATGTAA